Part of the Geobacter pickeringii genome, CGCTCCACGTTCTTCCCCATGGAGCTGGAGAAGTCGAGGCCGTCGCCGTCGAGGAAGACGATCTCGGTGGAAGCGGGGTCGTCGATGGCCTGGCGGAACTGGACCCCCCCCACCTCGCCGAAGCTCCGGAGCTTGTAGCGCAGCACCGGCATCGGCACCATGGTGAGGTCGCGGACGTTGATGCCGGCGGAGAGGAGCCCGCCGATGAAGCTCCGCTTCAGCATCCGGGAGGAGCGGTAGGCATCGCGGCCGGAGAGGATGTAACTCCCCTTGCCGAGGGCGGTGCCGTAGGCGCAGCCGAGCTTGGCCACGAACTCGGGGGTGAGCTCGATGTTGGTGAGCCCCTTGACCATCGCCCCCTCGAAGAGGGACTTCTTCCACTTCTCGCCCCAGATCAGGTTGCCGGTCACCGTGGCGCCCGCCTCGATCACCTTGCGGGGCCAGATCTTCACGTCGCGCTTGATATAGGATTCCTCGCCGATGGCGGTGTCGTCGGCGACGATGACCCCTTCCTCCATCACCACCCCGTGGCCGACCCGGACGTTGCCGCAGAGCACGCTGTCGTTGAGCTTCGCCCCCTTCTTCACGTAGACGTTGTCCCAGATGACGCAGCGGTTGAGCTTCACCCCCGCCTCGACGGTGCAGTTGCGGCCGATGACCGAGTCCTTGATCTGGGCCCCCTCGAAGACCTGGGAGTTGTCCCCCACCACCACCGTCCCCTCCAGGGTCACGTGGTCGTCCAGGTTCACGTCGGTGCCGAGCCGCAGATCCTTCCCCACCAGGTCCTGCTTCGGCTCGTCGATCTTCACGTTCACCCGCCCTTTGAAGATGTCGTGGTGGGCCTCACGGTAGGAGTCGGTGTTGCCAATGTCGCGCCAGTACCCCTTGGCGGTGTAGCCGAAGAGCGGCTCCTGCTTCTCCAGCAGCTTCGGGAAGAGATCCTGGGAGAAGTCGAAGTTCTCACTCTCGGGGATGTACTTGAAAATCTCCGGCTCCAGGACGTAGATCCCGGTGTTGATGGTGTCGGAGATCACCTCCCCCCACCCCGGCTTCTCCAGGAACTGAGTGATCCGCTTCTGCTTGTCGGTGATGACCACGCCGAACTGGAGCGGATCCTTCACCGAGGTGAGGGTGATGGTGGCGAGGGCCTTGTTCTCCTCGTGGAAGTCGATCACCTTCTGGAGGTTGAAGTCGGTCAGGAGATCGCCGCTGATGATGAGGAACCGCTCGTCCAGGTACTTCTCGGCGCACTTCACCGCCCCGGCGGTCCCCATGTCCTCCAGAGGGGTGACGTAGGTGATCTTCACCCCGAAGTCGGTGCCGTCGCGGAAGAAGTTCTTGATCACCGCCGGCTGGTGATAGAGGAGCATCACGAGATCGGTGATCTCGTACTTCTTCAGCAGTTCCACGATGTGGAGCATGATCGGACGGTTCAGCAGCGGGATCATCGGTTTCGGGATGTTGCTCGTCAGCGGTTGGATGCGGGTGCCGAACCCGCCGGCCATAATCACAGCTTTCATCTGGAACGCTCCTTTTCGGTTGAGTCAGTGCATCTGCAAATGTGACGGGAGTGCCCCCCGGTTCTATCCCTTGAGCTGTTTCTTCTTGGCGAGGACCTTGGCGATCTCGTCCTTCAGCTCCGTAAGGTCGCTCGACTTCACCACGTAGCCGTCGGCGAGCCAGGCGGAAAAATCGTCCTTGAAGCAGGAGAAGGCGGTGCAGAGGATCACCGGCATGTTGTGCCGCTCCTTCACCACCTTCTGCAGCAGGTCGAGCCCGCTCTCGTTCTTGAGCTTGATGTCGAGGACGACCAGGTCGAACTCGTTCTCCCGGATCTTTTCCGCCGCTTCGGTGGCGGTGGCGGCGGTGACCACCTCGTACCCCTCATCCGCCAGCTCCTGGGAATAGAGGAGCCGGATGCTGCTTTCATCGTCCACTACGAGCAGTCTAGCCATGGGCAATACCCTCCCTGTTCACGGGTAGTTTGATGATATAACGGGTCCCCCCCGCCGGGGGGCTCTCGATGTCGAAGACGTTGCCATGCTTCTCCATGATGGTCCTGCAGATGGCGAGGCCGAGGCCGTTCCCCATCTCCTGCGCGCTGCCGAGGGGGGTGGTCATCGCCTCCAGGCTCTCCCGGCGGACCGGCCGGCCGGCATCCTGCACCGACAGGACGATCCAGCCATCGTCGAGGCGGGTCTCGATCCGGACATCCCCCCCGTCCGGCAACCCCTCCATGCAGGTGGCGAGGACGGTCCGCAGGCAGTAGGAGACCTGCTTGTAATCGATGCGTGCCGGCGGCAGCCCCGCATCCAGCCGCAGGTGGCAGGTGATGCGCCGCTCGGCGAACCGGCCATCGAGTTCCCGGCAGACCGCGCTCGCCAGATGGTTCACGTCCCAGGTGTCCAGTGTCGGGTAGAGGGAGTCGGAGTAGTTGAGGACCTCCGCGAGAACCCCCTCCAGCTGGCGTGCCTCACGCACGATCGACTCCAGGTACTCCCGCTTCGGGTCCCCCTCACCGGCCCCCTTGAGGAGCGAGCGGGCAAACCCGCCGATGATCATGAGAGGGTTGCGGATGGAGTGGGCGATGCTCGACGTGATCTTCCCCACGAGGGCCATCCGTTCCATCTTCACGATCAGCTCCTGCTGCTCCTGGAGCTTCACGTTGGCGGCGGTCACCTTGAGGAGCTCCTCCTGGAGCCGTTCGTAGAGCGAGGCCCGCTCGATGGCAAAGGCGACCGGGAAGGCGAAGGTCTCCAGGGACTGGACATCCTGGGGGGTGATCGGCTTGTGGGTGATGCAGTTGTCGGAGATGATGACACCGATCCGCCGGTTACGGGAGATGAGCGGGGTGATCAGGAAGGTGTCGACCCCCAGGAGCTGGGCGAGGGAGCAGTCGACATCGGGATTGTGGAACGCGTTTTCCACCAGAACCGGCCGTTTCTCCCGCAGCGAGCGGTTGAGGATGTGGCCGTGCTCGGCAAGGGGGACGGCGAGCCGTTCCAGGATGTCGTGGAACTTCTGCTTCTCCGAGGAGAGCTTCGTCTTGTAGAAGTTCTTCGCCATCTCCTTGAGGGTGAAGTCGTCGCGCTGGATATCGCCCCAGATCTCCCAGGCCTCGCCGTAGCTCCGGGGGCCGACCCCCAGGTACCCCTTCAGGTTCTTCCGCTCCTTGTCGGCCAGGAGCAGAAACGCCCGGTTCATCCCGAACCCCTTGCCCGCGGTGATGGCGGTCATGACCACCGACAGCACCTCGTCGAGGTCCACGGAGGTCTGGAGCACGAGGCTGATCTCGTGAAGGAACTTGATCTCCCGGTCCCGGCTGTCGAGGAAGCTCCCCATGGCCTGGAGCTTTCCCCGCTGCTCCTGGAGCTCGGTCAGGACGTGCGGCAGGATCTCCGCCAGGGGGTTCCCCTCATCCCGCAACCGCTTCAGGTCGGCCTGGAAACGGGGACACTCGATGCACTTCTCCGCCATCCGGCGCCGGAGTGAGGAGTAGAGCACCTCCTCACCTTCGCCGATGTTGGGGCAATCGCCCGGCTCGATGACCTCCCTGTCCCAGCAGCACTCCCAATCCACGAAAACCTCTCCGGCGGGGTTGATTTCCATCAGAGGAAATGGCACAAATTATAGCAGCAAATCCCTTATTTTCAAGGCTGGCTGCGATCGGTGCCGCGGTGATTGTTAATTAAAAATACTGCCACTGAACCGACCGACGCTCCGGCCACGGCGGGGACCAACCCTTGAGCCACCTTTGTTTTATCGGCATCCGGCGGCATATCATTAATAATTTTTCTCGCACGACGGAGAGCGCAATGGAGACACCAATCGCCATCGGAATCAGTTCCTGCCTCCTCGGGGAGCGGGTCCGCTACGACGGAGGGCACAAGCACGACCGTTACCTCACCGACACCCTCGGGGCGTTCTTCCGCCTCGTCCCGGTCTGCCCCGAAGTCGGCTGCGGCCTGCCTGCTCCCCGGGAACCGATGCGGCTCGAAGAGGTAACGGGGGAGGTCCGGCTCGTCACCACCAGGAGCCGTATTGATCACACGGAACGGATGCGGAGGTGGTACGCGGAGAAGGTCGGGGAACTGGCGGCCGCGGACCTCTGCGGCTTCATCTTCAAGAAGGATTCGCCCAGTTCCGGGCTCTTCAGGGTGAAGGTCCACCGGGCGGGGATGCCGGCGAGGATGGGGCGGGGGCTCTTTGCCGAGGCGGTGACGGCACGCTTCCCGCTCCTGCCGGTGGAAGAGGAGGGGCGGCTCCACGACCTGGAGCTGCGGGAGAACTTCGTCGTGCGGATTTTCGCGTACCGGCGGTGGAAAGACCTGGTGGCGGGAGGGGGGACGCCCGGCCGCCTCGCGAAGTTCCACACCGCCCACAAACTCCTGCTCATGGCTCACAGTCCGGAGCTCTGCCGGGAGTTGGGGGGGCTGGTGGCCCGCGGAAAGGAGGTGCCGCGGGACGAGCTCTTCGCGCGCTACGGGGCGCTCTTCATGAAGGCCCTCGCCCGCCTCGCCACCGTCCCCAAGAACACCGCCGTCCTCCGGCACATCGCCTGCTCCTTCAGGAAACGGCTCCCGCGGGACGAGCGGGACGAGCTCGGCGAGGTGATCGACGAATACCGCCGGCGGCTCGTCCCCCTGGTGGTGCCGGTGACGCTCCTGCGGCACTACGCCAGGACGTGCGGGGATGAGTATCTCCTCGGCCAGGTCTACCTCACCCCCACCCCCACGGAACTGATGCTGCGCAATCACGTCTGAGGGATGACGGCTCAGGATGCCGGCGGCTTCTTCCCCCGCCGCCGACGGCGCCTCTTCCGGCGCGGCGCACTGTCCCCTTCGCCGCTCCCCCCCTCCACGGGAGGCATGACGCTCTCCCGCGCGTAACGCTCCCACCAGTCGAGGACCTTCGTCCCCTCACCCGTGAGGAGGGAGCGGCACCGCAGGTAGGCGATCGCCTCGGCAAAGCAGTTGCGGGCGAGCACCGCCTGGGGGCGCTTGCCGGGGATCTTCCGGAGGCGGTACTGCAGCGCCAGCATCTCCCGCACGGCGAGGCCGATCCGGTGGGGTACGGTGACCAGGGGGGCCTGCTCGCCGAGGAATTCGGCTACGGCGGCACTCATCGACTCCTGGGGGGGGACTCCCGACGCGGCGAGCTCATCGGCCCGCTCCTCCAGGAACTCCCCGAACATGAGCGCCAGAAGGAGCGGCGGCGACACCGGCTCCCCGCTCCCCATCTGGCTGTCGACCCATTCGAGGGCCTTGCCGAGTTGGGCATGGGGAAAGCCGTCGCTCTCCCGGTCGAGCCAGGCACTGAAACGGGGGAAGAGGTGCCCGAAGAGCCCGGTCTGGCGCATGAGCTGGTAGACCCGCTCCCCCTCGCCGGAGAGGAAGAGTTTCAAGACCTCCTCGTAGAGCCGCGGCGCCGTGGCCCGCGTTATGGCGGGAGCGAGTTCCAAAACCGCATGCCAGGTCTCATCCTCCACGGCGAAGCCGAGGAGCGCGGCGAAGCGGACCGCCCGGAGCATCCGGACCGGATCCTCGGTGAAGCGGACGAGGGGGTCGCCGATGGTCCGGATCACCCCCCGCCGCAGGTCCTCCATCCCCCCCACGTAGTCGATGATCGAAAAATCGGCGACAGTGTAGGAAAGGGCGTTGACGGTGAAGTCGCGCCGCAGCGCGTCCTCCTCCGGGGTGCCGAAGACGTTGTCCCGCAGCACCACCCCCTCCTCGCTCACCAGATGCCGCGGCGGCCGGGGACGCTCCCCCTCACCGGGCTCTCCTCCGGCGGCCGGCTCCGGCTCGGGCTCCTCCTCTCCCGTGGCGAGGGCGCGGAAGGTGGCGACCTCGATGATCTCGTCCTGGAAGTGGATATGGGCGAGGCGGAACCGCCGCCCCACCAAGCGGCAGTTGCGGAAGATCCGCTTCACCTGGTTCGGGGTGGCGTCGGTGGCCACGTCGAAGTCCTTCGGCTCCCGCCCCAGGAGCAGATCGCGGACGCATCCCCCCACGAGAAAGGCGAGGTGGCCGTTCTCCTTGAGGCGGTAGAGGACGCGCAGGGCGTTGGGACTGACGAGGGAGCGGGAGATGGGGTGGTCGGCACGGGGGATAATAAGGGGAGTTCGTCTGTTCATGGGGGTTACATAGCACAGAACAGCCCGAAAAGCAAAACCGCCCCCCGGATGAAAGCGGAGTTTTTTGATCTGGGTCATGACAACCGCCTGCCGTTTATCCTATGATTGGCCCCATGGAACCATTCACGAAAAAACAGCAGCACGACCTGCGGGTCCTGATCGACTTCGTCCGGGTTTACTGCCATGCCCGCCACGACCGCGGGGACCGCGCCCCCTTCGACCTCCCGCCGGAGATCGCCCACCGGTACCGGCAGGGGGTGGAGCTCTGCGGCGAATGCGCCGGGCTTCTGGCCCACGGCATCGCCAAGCGGCGCAAGTGCCCCCTCGACCCGAAACCGTCGTGCAAGCACTGCCGCATCCATTGCTACGGCAAGGAGTACCGCGCCAGGATCCGCGAGGTCATGGCGTTCTCGGGGCGGCGCATGATCATGCGCGGCCGGTTCGACTACCTTTGGCACTATTTTTTCTAGACGGCATCACCGTTCATTTTCATTCGGGGAGAAACACCATGATCAGAAAAATCGTTCAGATCGACGAAGATGCGTGCAACGGCTGCGGCCTCTGCGTCCCGGCCTGCGCCGAAGGGGCCATCAGGATCGTCAACGGCAAGGCGGTGCTCTCCGCCGACAACCTCTGCGACGGCCTCGGCGCCTGCCTCGGGGACTGCCCCCGCGATGCCATCCGGATCATCGAGCGGGAGGCCGACGAATTCAACGAGGAGGCGGTGGAGAAGCATCTGAAAGACATCGGCCGGGGACCTGCCCACCACGCGCCGGCGCAGGCCGCGCCCCAGCACCACCATGGCGGCGGCTGTCCCGGCTCCCGCGCCATGGTCTTCGATGCCCCTGCGCAGAGCGGCGCGGAAACAACGGCGCCCCCCCAGCCGAGCAGACTCCGCCAGTGGCCGGTCCAGCTCCACCTGGTTCCCCCCACCGCCCCCTACTTCCAGGATGCCGACCTCGTCATCGCCGCCGACTGCGTCCCCTTCGCCTACGCCGACTTCCACCGCGACTTCCTCGACGGCAGGGCGCTGGTCATCGGCTGCCCCAAGCTCGACGACAACCGGTTCTACCAGGAAAAGCTGACGGAGATCTTCCGCGTCTCCACCATCAGGAGCATCACGGTCGTGCGGATGGAAGTCCCGTGCTGCGGCGGCATCGTCATGGCGGCCCGCCAGGCCCTGGCCGCCTCGGGGAAGGAGATCCCCTTCCGCGAAGTCACCATCGGCATCCAGGGGACCGTCAAGTAACCTTCCCCTCCCCCGGCCATTTTTATCCTGAGTCCGTGACGGATGTCGTCCCGACGGAGCGACTGTGCCCGAGTGCCAGCCGCGGTAGGCGACATGGAGCGGCCACCGGCCTGATTGTCCGAACCCGTCAGGGTGAGTTTCAGGCCGGTAGCGAAATGAGCCGTACCGGGGCGGTGCGAGCGGCACGCGGAGCGAAGCGGGGCGGCATCCGTCACGGACTCACGCTTATCTCCCCCTTCCCGGCATCGCGTTCACCGCAAAAGACAAAAAAGACTCTTTTTATCTTTTTTAATTGACAAGGGGTTTTCCGGCTGGTATCTATTTCCCTGTGCAAACCAATTTCACGCCGGAAAGGAGATACTCCCCATGTGCATGTGTACCCTCGTAACCCAGGAAGCCCCTGATTTCACCGCTGATGCGGTCTTGCCCGATAACACCTTCGGCACCCTCAAGCTTTCGAGTTTCCGCGGCAAGTACGTGATCCTCTTCTTCTATCCCCTCGACTTCACCTTCGTCTGCCCGTCGGAAATTCTCGCCTTCAACAAGACGATCGGCAAATTCAAGGAGAAGAACTGCGAGGTCATCGGCGTCTCCGTCGACTCCAAGTTCACCCACTTCGCCTGGAAGAACACCAAGGTGGAGGACGGCGGCATCGGCAACATCCAGTACCCCCTCGTCTCCGACCTCAACAAGGAGATCGCCAAGCAGTACGGGGTCCTCTTCAACAACTCCGTGGCGCTGCGCGGCCTCTTCCTGATCGACACCAAGGGGATCGTCCGCCACGCGGTCATCAACGATCTCCCCCTCGGCCGCAGCGTCGCCGAGGCGATGCGGATGGTCGACGCCCTCCAGTTCGTCGAGACCCACGGCGATCAGGTCTGCCCCGCTAACTGGCAGGAGGGGGACGAGGCGATGAAGCCGACTGCGGCGGGGGTAGCCGACTACCTTGCCAAGCACTCGGTGGGATAGGCCCGAAACAACAGATGAAACAGACGGCATGGTCCACCGGGCCGTGCCGTTTCTGTTTCAGCCCCGCAGTCAACCTCGGACCAATAGCCATGGACGATCTCCACCTGACCGATACGCCGCTTCTCTTCGGAGCCGACCCGACGGAAGGGGTCGTGGCGGCGGAACTGGCGGGACGCTTCATCCGCCTCTTCATCCGTACCCCCCACGGGGCCGTATTCCGGGATGTCCCCTTCCGCCCCTTCATCGTCCTGACGGAGCCCGACCTCTTGAGCGGCTTCAGGGGTGACGTCGAGCTGCGCCCCCTGGCCGGGCCCGGCGAACTCCGCCACCTCGCCCTCTTCCGTGACTGGCACGACTGCACCGAAGCGAAGGAGCTGCTGGCGAAACGGAGCGGCCACACCCCGTCGGCCCCCGGCGCCCCCTACCTCTTTCTCTCTGACCCGGTCCACCAGCACCTCCTCCTCACCGGCACGACCCTCTTCAAGGGGGTGGAGTTCGCGCAGCTCCGCCGCCTCGCCCTCGACATCGAAACCGCCTGCGCCCCGGGATTCGAATTCTCCAACCCCGCCCGGGAGGAGGACCGGATCCTCTCCATCGCCGTCATGGAGGAAGGGGGATTCGAGGCATACCTCTCGGGGCACGAGCTGGACGAGCGGGAGATGCTGGAGCGGCTCACGGCCATCATCCGCGAGCGGGACCCGGACGTGATCGAGGGGCACAACCTCTTCCGCTTCGACCTGGAGTATCTCCGCGTCCGGGCCGCCCGCCACGGGGTGCGGCTCGCCTGGGGTCGCGACGGGAGCGTGCCGCGGGTCCACCCGTCGCGCTTCACCGTGGCCGAGCGGGCCGTCGACTACCCCCGCTGGGACATCTACGGCCGCTCCGTCATCGACACCTACTTCCTCCTCCTGATCTACGACGTCACGAGCCGCGAGCTGGAGAGCCACGGACTCAAGCAGGCGGCGCGCCACTTCGGCATCGCCGCTCCCGACCGGGTCTACCTGGACCGCCAGGCCATGGACGAGATCTTCCGGACCGATCCCGAGAGCCTGCGGCGCTACAATCTGGACGACGTGCGGGAGACCCTGGCCCTGTCGCGACTCCTCTCCTACTCCTGGTTCCTCCAGGCCCGAATCTTCCCTTACACCTATCAGACCTGCGTCATCCGGGGCAACGCCACCCGGATCAACGCCCTCTTCCTGAGGGAATACCTGCGGCAGGAACGGGCCGTCCCGATCCCCACCGGGGAGGCGACCCCCTTCGAGGGGGGGTACACCGACATCTTCGAGACCGGGGTACTCTCCCCCATCGTCCACTGCGACGTCGCCTCCCTCTATCCATCCCTCATGCTTGCCTACGGTATCGCGCCGGCCCGGGAGAACCTCGGCCTCTACCTGCCGCTGCTGAAAAGCCTGCGGGAGTTCCGCCTGCGGGCCAAGGCCCTCGCCCGCCAGGCAGAGGAGCCGCACGAGCGGGAGTACTACGACGCCCTTCAGCAGACGTTCAAGATCCTGATCAACTCCTTCTACGGCTACCTCGGCACCACCCTCCACCCCTTCGCCGACGTCCGGGCCGCCGCGGAGGTGACCCGGCTCGGCCGGGAGACCATTGGCACCATGCTCCAGTGGCTGAGGGACCGGGGTGCCCACCCCGTGGAGGTGGACACCGACGGCATCTACTTCATCCCCCCGCCCGGAATCACCTCGCCCGAACAGGAACAGTCCCTGGTCAGCGAGCTGTCGGCGACCCTTCCCGAGGGGATCGAGGTGGAACTGGACGGCCGGTACCACGCCATGTTTTCCTACAAGATGAAAAACTACGCCCTCCTCGGTCACGACGGTGCGGTGCGCGTCAAGGGAAGCGCCCTCAAGTCCCGGGGGATCGAGCGCTACCTGCGGGAATTCATGGCGGAGATGATCCGGCTCCTGCTGACCGGCGAAGGGGAGGCGATCCCCCTTCTCCACGACGAATACGCCCGGCGTCTCCGGGACCACCTCATCCCCGTCGACCGGCTCGCCCGGACCGAAACCCTCGGCGAATCGCCGGCCACCTACCTCCAGAAGGTGCGCCAGGGGAAGCGCAATCCGTCGGCAGCCTTCGAGATTGCACTCAAGGCAGACCACGAGTACCGTGCCGGCGATCAGATCAGCTACTACGTCGCCGGCCGGGGAAAGGGGGTGACGGTGTACGAAAGCTGCAAACCGGCATCCCGGTACGATCCCGCCCGCCCCGACGAGAACACGGAATACTACCTGGACAAGCTCCGCCAGATGCTGAAGCGGTTCGCGCCGTTCCTGCCGCGGGAGCGCTCGCTCTTTGACTGAGGGGTTCGCGCGAACCTGTCTGCCCGTGCCCCCCGCGGCTTGCCGGATGCAGCCTGCAGAAAAGCCTCGTTGCTTGCCACTCCAAAGTATTTGTGTTACAAGGGGTATCAGGCGTTTACCACCCATCACAAGGAGAATTTTATGCGTTCCGTCACGCTTTCCGCCCTCCTTCTTGCCACCCTCGCCCTGACCCCGCCAGCCTTCGCCTCAGATGGCCCCAAACCCGAGTTCATCGCGGAGAAGATGGCCTTCAAGTTCGCCCGTGGCGTCACCAACATCGCCACCGCCGTCGTCGAGCTCCCCAAGCAGTCATATCTGAGCGTCCGGGACCGAGGGACGGTCGGCTATGTCATCGGCCCCCTCAAGGGGATCGGCATGACCGCCTACCGGGCGTTCATCGGCGCCGCCGAGACGGTCTTCTTCCTCGTCCCCCAACCCGGCTACTACGACCCGATGATAGAGCCCGACTATGTCTGGAAGGGGTGGGAAGAGCCGCGGGGTGAGCCGGGACAGGTGGCCGGCGAACCGGCCGAAAAGCGGGGTGACAGCCAATGAGGGGACGCCTCCGCATGGCAGCGGCACTGCTGACGATCGTGACCGCGACGGCCTGCCTCCCGCCGGCTTTCGCCGGAGGATTGCGCAACGTCGACAATGCCTCGCCGCAGGAGGTCGTGGACGGCATGGCGAACAAATTCTCGCGGGGGGTGGCCAATACGGCCACCGGCTGGCTTGAGCTGCCGAAACAGGTGTACGTGACGTGGCAGGAGTCGGGTCCGACGAAGGGAATTCTCATCGGTCCGCTGAAGGGAGTGGGGATGACCGTGGTCAGAACCTTGAGCGGCGTGGGGGAGCTGGCGACCTTCTTCGTCGCCTGGCCCGGTTTCTTCGAGCCGTACCTGGAGCCGCCCTACGTCTGGCAGAAGGAATAGGAGCCCCTCCGCATCCCTGCTGCGACGCTTCCGGCAGGTCGAAATGGGCACAAAAAAAGCCGCATCCGAAGATGCGGCTTTTTTCATTGCTCGTAAAGAAGAATTACTTCTTCTCGGCAGCCGGAGCAGCCGGAGCTTCTTCTTTCTTCTCGGCTTTCTTGGCTTTCTTGGCTTTCTTGGCTTTCTTAGCCGGCTTCTTCTCTTCTTTCTTCTCAGCAGCAGCCGGAGCAGCAGCCGGAGCTTCTTCTTTCTTCGCTTCAGCGGCGAACACAACGCCAGCGAAAGAAACGGCTACCAGGGCGGCTACGATCGAGGACAGAACTTTTTTCATCACAAACCTCCAAAAAGATATTTAGTAACCGGCGTTATAGCAGGGTCCGTGCCACTTTTCCATTATTGCCGCAACTAGCCGACTTTACAGACCCTAACTCCGCTCCCGGCGCCCCGCAGCCGCACTACAGGGGTCCAATGGCGCCGCATATCATCCACCACATACCGCATATAAGGCAGAACTGACAGCACGCTGCCGGCCGGCCGAAACCAATCTGGTTCCTTGCCTTAATGGCAATTATGGAGTATTTTAAAATGTTTTCGTGCACTGCGGCCACGAGCCGCGGCACCTGGAGCGTAATACGTGTCGCACAACAGCTTGCTTGCCATAGAGAAACCGGCCCGCTACATGGGAAACGAGGTCGGCTCCCGCCCCAAGGAAGGGGCAGAGATCCGTTTCGCCCTCGCCTTCCCCGATGTCTATGAAGTGGGGATGAGCCACCTGGGCCTCCAGATCCTCTACGCGGTCCTCAACGACCTCCCGTGGGTGGCGGCGGAACGGGCCTACACCCCGTGGGCCGACCGGGAAGAACAGCTGCGGAGCACGGGGATCCCCCTCGCCACCCTGGAGAGCGGCACCCCCCTGGCCCGGACCGACATCCTCGGCTTCACCCTGCAGTACGAGCTCTCGTATACCAATATCCTCACCATGCTCGACCTGGCGGGAATCCCCTTCCTCGCCGCCGAGCGGGAGAATGGCTACCCCCTCGTCATCGGCGGCGGCCCCTGCGCCTGCAACCCCGAGCCGCTGGCCGACATCTTCGACGCGTTTCTCCTCGGTGACGGCGAAGAGGCGGTGGTGGAGATCGCTGCCGCCTGTCGCGACTGGAAGAAGAGCGGGGGCCCGAAGCGCGAGCTCCTGGAGCGGCTCGCCCGGATCGACGGCGTCTACGTCCCGTCGTTCTTCACGGTTGAGTATCACGACGATGGCCGCATCAGGGCCATCACCCCGCTGCGGGAAGGGTACGGGCCGGTGCGGCGCCGCTTCGTCGCCGACCTGAACGAGGCCACCTACCCCACCGCGCCGGTGGTCCCCTTCCTCAAGACGGTCCACGACCGGGTGAGCATCGAGATCGGCCGGGGGTGCACCCGCGGCTGCCGCTTCTGCCAGGCCGGCTACCTCTACCGGCCGGTGCGGGAGCGCTCGCCGGAGAAGATCCTGGAACTGGTGGAGGAAACGCTGAGGGGGACCGGCTACGACGAGATCTCGCTTCTCTCTCTCTCCACCGGCGATTACGGCTGCCTCACCCCGCTCCTCAAGGAACTGATGGTCCGTTACGCCGAGGAGAAGGTGGCGGTGTCGCTGCCGTCGCTGCGGGTGGGGAGCCTCAACCAGGAGCTCGTGGAGGAGATCCGGAAGGTGCGCAAGACCGGCTTCACCCTTGCCCCCGAGGCGGGGAGCGAGCGGCTG contains:
- a CDS encoding ATP-binding protein, translated to MIRKIVQIDEDACNGCGLCVPACAEGAIRIVNGKAVLSADNLCDGLGACLGDCPRDAIRIIEREADEFNEEAVEKHLKDIGRGPAHHAPAQAAPQHHHGGGCPGSRAMVFDAPAQSGAETTAPPQPSRLRQWPVQLHLVPPTAPYFQDADLVIAADCVPFAYADFHRDFLDGRALVIGCPKLDDNRFYQEKLTEIFRVSTIRSITVVRMEVPCCGGIVMAARQALAASGKEIPFREVTIGIQGTVK
- a CDS encoding peroxiredoxin encodes the protein MCMCTLVTQEAPDFTADAVLPDNTFGTLKLSSFRGKYVILFFYPLDFTFVCPSEILAFNKTIGKFKEKNCEVIGVSVDSKFTHFAWKNTKVEDGGIGNIQYPLVSDLNKEIAKQYGVLFNNSVALRGLFLIDTKGIVRHAVINDLPLGRSVAEAMRMVDALQFVETHGDQVCPANWQEGDEAMKPTAAGVADYLAKHSVG
- a CDS encoding DNA polymerase domain-containing protein, which gives rise to MKQTAWSTGPCRFCFSPAVNLGPIAMDDLHLTDTPLLFGADPTEGVVAAELAGRFIRLFIRTPHGAVFRDVPFRPFIVLTEPDLLSGFRGDVELRPLAGPGELRHLALFRDWHDCTEAKELLAKRSGHTPSAPGAPYLFLSDPVHQHLLLTGTTLFKGVEFAQLRRLALDIETACAPGFEFSNPAREEDRILSIAVMEEGGFEAYLSGHELDEREMLERLTAIIRERDPDVIEGHNLFRFDLEYLRVRAARHGVRLAWGRDGSVPRVHPSRFTVAERAVDYPRWDIYGRSVIDTYFLLLIYDVTSRELESHGLKQAARHFGIAAPDRVYLDRQAMDEIFRTDPESLRRYNLDDVRETLALSRLLSYSWFLQARIFPYTYQTCVIRGNATRINALFLREYLRQERAVPIPTGEATPFEGGYTDIFETGVLSPIVHCDVASLYPSLMLAYGIAPARENLGLYLPLLKSLREFRLRAKALARQAEEPHEREYYDALQQTFKILINSFYGYLGTTLHPFADVRAAAEVTRLGRETIGTMLQWLRDRGAHPVEVDTDGIYFIPPPGITSPEQEQSLVSELSATLPEGIEVELDGRYHAMFSYKMKNYALLGHDGAVRVKGSALKSRGIERYLREFMAEMIRLLLTGEGEAIPLLHDEYARRLRDHLIPVDRLARTETLGESPATYLQKVRQGKRNPSAAFEIALKADHEYRAGDQISYYVAGRGKGVTVYESCKPASRYDPARPDENTEYYLDKLRQMLKRFAPFLPRERSLFD
- a CDS encoding exosortase system-associated protein, TIGR04073 family, with the translated sequence MRSVTLSALLLATLALTPPAFASDGPKPEFIAEKMAFKFARGVTNIATAVVELPKQSYLSVRDRGTVGYVIGPLKGIGMTAYRAFIGAAETVFFLVPQPGYYDPMIEPDYVWKGWEEPRGEPGQVAGEPAEKRGDSQ
- a CDS encoding exosortase system-associated protein, TIGR04073 family; translated protein: MAAALLTIVTATACLPPAFAGGLRNVDNASPQEVVDGMANKFSRGVANTATGWLELPKQVYVTWQESGPTKGILIGPLKGVGMTVVRTLSGVGELATFFVAWPGFFEPYLEPPYVWQKE